The genomic window gattgtaatccaaaaccattttgttgtggaatggttttgtgtgttatttatgcatggtgcataaggaattCACTTATGCACCATAATCGCTCCCAAAATAAACCATCAACATAACGAAATAGAGATTATATATAATCAGCCAGATTAAgattaacaaataaataaggaTGACGTTCCTTATTTACATCAAAATCCAACCGTTTTCGATGAGTGTGGATTCTAGACAAACAAGTGGGCTTACGCTCCTTAATAGCATTGGCAAGTGAACAGACACACCACAACCCAAATATTTTCCTATTCAAACAACCACACTTTGATTTATTTTACCAACTTCTTCCACCCGAGCCACCTCATTTACAAGACGATGCAGTCCATTCCTAGAAATATTTCCTTGTACATGGGACCACAACACCTTTCCTTCGAATCGTTCGctagaaataatatttttcttaaacgACCTATGTATCTCGTTTATCGATCTGCAACATCACCACATCACCGATAGATTCCCAATTTTTGCAGATGTCGCCCAAACTATTCACAAGATGTTTTTTCAACCATGCATGAGAAGACTCGACTCTGTTTGCAAGGCCGGTTCCAAGTATTTGAAGGCcctgtttgaaaattaaaaatggatctttgataaatttataattttttaaaaaaagttattctctatttttttatataaaatgctgatgtccctaccaactgagctaagctcacggggacaagtcattctctatttaaattgtaaataatataaaaaatagtcatcatagtaaataacatctaaaaacGACATATTTTAGTCGataacattaaaatacatctccaatctaatatcattatcaactttacatttccttcgagaaaaaaaaatttcttgatatttttcttttttttttataatcaaccgcaaattacttataaaattaagagcgtgtgtctattaaatttttttttgagcaataaaatatttttagtagtaacaaagtcattaatttttttacatatataaaatttttaatagACCGATATAAACAATTGGCCCCTAAATGTTTGAGGCCCTGCGCGGTGGCTCACCTTACACACCCACCGGACCGACCCTGTCTGTTTGTCATTGTATTCTATTCCCAAGATGCATGACATGATCGGTCCAAACTCGGTTTTTTTTCTCAGTACCCCTATTTTTTTCCGTAATACccctgttttgaaaaaaaattccgTAATACCcctgttttgttgttgttttgtttttttttgttttttgttggtactgttttttttttcttcttttgttctcagatctgcttttttttttctttttcttttttgttatttttttttgttttttgttgataCCGTTTCTTTTTTTTGCCTTTTCTtcatcatatttattttttaaaaaaaaaaaaccaaaaaaaggcAATTTCTGCCCAGAAAacgaaaaaaacaaaaaaaaaagtttttggtCAATGGTGGCAGTGGCAGTTCCACCATGCCTCCTTGATGGCGCATATGTCGGTTCCACCATTGATGGAGGACATGCATGCGTCAGTTTTTGTTCCAAAACAGGGGTATTACGgaatttgttttttgaaaataggggtattatgaaaaaaaggaagaaaaacagGGGTATTGGAAGAAAAAATCCTCCAAACTCTCACTACTTTCTCCTTCACCGACCATTTAATAGTACCTTCCACATATTCaataaaattggaaaatttGCAAAGGCTTCTCTAATCATACAGATGAAATCAACATATGTTTCCTTTGAATTATACGACACTATATGTAGTCTTCAAAGCCTCCATTATATTTTGCCACATGTCATTCAGTTTCACTTTTTTATCATCTTTCACTTTACATTTTTTCTTGCAATTTGCTTTGACGCTCTTCAAGATGTGAAATTGACACAGCAAAGTAGTGGACTTGAGAAAAATTGTTCAGTAGCATTCATCAGTGTAAGGTTTTGGTTAGACACAACTACCTTAAGATTATCTTAAAATTTCAACAGATCACAACACGTCTATAAAGCCCCAACGACATTGTCTTCCATTTTTGAtgtaataaaagaaaatgaaatggaGTACCTCTTTGTTAGTCTTGTAGGTGGAtgtcataataataattataattaactaTTGTACAAGGGAaaactgataaaaaaaagttaaatattatgagaaataagttgttgttgataaaaaaaattaagttaattACTATATATGGAAAACAAGTTGtggttgatttttttaattaactattGTACACGGGGaagttgataaaaaataaaataatactagaACAAGTTATTGCTGATGAAAACttttaatcaaatattataCACGAATAACAAGTTAACATTGTTcttgatgaaaattttaattaactATTGTACACGcgaaaaatgataaaaaattaaatgatacGGAAAATAATTTGTTAATGAAAAATTTTAATTAGCTATTGTACACGggaaaaactaataataaaaattaaatattacgAGGAAAAAGTTGTTGTtgataaacttttaaaattaattactatacACTAAAAATAAGTTGTTGttgaagaaaaatttaattaactaatgtACATGGGgagattgataaaaaaaagaagttaaataaTATAAGACACAAGATGTTgctgatgaaattttttaatcaaatgatATACAAGAAGAACAAGTTgttgttaatgaaaaaaaatttaattaacaattgTATACGGGAAagctgataaaaaaaataatacgagGAACAGGTTATtgttgataaaaatttaaattaactaTACTATAAACGGAAAACAAATTGTTGTTcatgaaaaaatttatttaactgtTGTACATGGGgaaatctgataaaaaaaatcgaataaTATGGtataaaactatataaaaaatcaatttgttGTTTTGAAAACCCCGGACCTCACGACCCAAGAAACGCGCCGAACGTGCGACCCGTGCGGAGGCACAGGTATAAAACTAGTTTAAAATATATAGAAGTAATGTGTTTAAAATTGAgttttagaatttatttattttttaaaaaatttctaacactcgtaaaaaaaataaaaattgagtgTTAGAAACACAcccttttttttgtcaagaacaCACccattataattatataaatactAGCAGGCTAGGCACGCGCCGTGTCTAatttatgtaataaaaaaaatatgtcttatgttatggtgagtttgttagtTAAAAAAAGATgtgttttatgttatggtgactttattaataaaatatttttgttgctactaaaaaaatcaagggtattgtaggtattatgaaaaatcaacaccaaaactcatgtattctctttatactccctccgtcccaaattataagggaaaaatgTCCAtattttttgtcccaaattataagggaaaaaatcattttcaagaatgtttttcccttattctcataaaattaaatgcaaattgcatttaattttctctctctcttcttttctcaataaacaacaaccaataaaaattggttttacatcttcctatgcaacttattccaagaaaaacccacaaaaatatatttcaaattatcatgttttactttttcttaataaatgtgatttttttttattttcccttataatttgggacggatggagtatatagTATGAATATAGATGTAAAAATGTATagatatagaatagatatagaaaatacatgagtttgttaataaaagatttttgctgataaaaaaaatacatgtcttAGGTTGGGGTGAGcttgttaataaaagataaaaaaatcaagagtattgttggtattatgaaaagtcaaCACAAAAAGcaatgtatcctctttatattatACTAGTGGCCAGACCGGGCACGGAACGTGCCCGTCTGTGTGGcccaattttatgaaaataaaatgtgttaaaaaatgtaaatgatttgatgaaaataaaaaagtatagaaGTTACTTTTTATTTGAGAGAAGAAGTTACTAAAATAGAAGTTAAACAAATGTGGAAGTTAAAGaagaagtataaaaaaaaaaaaaaactgttatgGGTATTATGGGAATTAcaaaaaaaggctacaccaaaaTTTGAGTATTCCCTTTATTAttagtatagatatagatagagtttaattgttgtgcaccgtcggtgtaaattttttttacacatacatccaataacatgttgccacatcatttaatgaatgtgacacatcatgtgtttttaattaccatacatgatgtgtcagtatattattggaagaatgtgcaaaataattttacaccgacggtgtatataaattaaattcatatagaTATAGAAGATGTATAGATAATGAaagcatttttatttattttcttaaaatgtaaTTATTAACATGTATATAcgtcaaaaaaaatgtataaaaataatCGATTTGACTAGATTCATTGTCCTTATAAATATTAtgaattaaatgcaattttttctaaaaaaatttatcgTTTAAATTAGAAAACCCTTTAACTATTTAAATTGACctacaattttttaattaccttCCTGTATTTAAATTGACCTagaattttttaattactttcCCAACTTGTCAAAATGCGAGGTGAAGTCCTTTGCACTGCTCACCATTTTAATATTGTTTGCTTTATAATTTCAGcttttaatattttcatttatttagttCATGCAAAATTTGATCAACATCATGATTTAATAGAGTATTCTTtccgtcccaaaacttttgTCTTTTTAAagttttgcacggagattaaaaaaagataaaaattgataagttaagtcatttttatcctttactttattaagaagataaaatatatttaattaatgttttaactaaTTAGTAAGGGTACAAATGATAAAGTATCACTAATTGTACATTGGTTTCTTTAAAGGACTAAAGATTTGAGACAAAACTAAAAAggtaaaaaggaccaaatatttgagacggagggagtaattattttgttcaaatttttttttttgaaaattcaatagTGCATCTAATATGAATTGTAAAAACTGGTCAAAAAACGTATCTtatcatttttagtaaaaataacatttttacaattttaataaaagtttactataaataaataagaggGTTCACCTTTATGCCGGGTCTATAAGAGACACTTTCATAtttgtgtgagtgtgtgagtgTTATTTGTGTTTATCACAAAGAATGTGTTGATGTAAATTAATATTATCAACCTTCTtgtgttttgagtaaaaattattaatattttgaggTTGAGAATTTGCGATCTCCTTATCCTAAAAAAAGGTAAATAGATTAACTTTGTATTTCAATGTTATATTTCAAATGATGTGTTATTTTGATGATGTTATTGTTTCACTCCATTTTTGTGCAATTTTGTACTTATTCTCGTGATTTGAGTGTTAtagttgattttaaaaaaatgttatatatcatttatattGATGTAGTcatatttaaattcaatttcttgTAGTTATGTCTCCCCCTTTAATATTTCACTTCTACTAACAACATGTATAAATACAGGAAAATTTAAGAGAGATATGGAcacaaattcttcaaacaaGAGCCAAAAGAATTATGAGGGTGATGGTAAAaattttaatagaatattaaGTGATCTACCTGATGAAATGTTGCAAAAGATCATTACTTACATTTCTATCAAAGAAGCCGTGGCTACATCCATCTTATCAACAAGATGGAAGCATCAATGGATTGGTAACTACAAATCTAATATGGAATTGAATGAAGGTTTATTTTCTAAGAGGCAAGATTTCATAGACTTTGCGGAAAAGTTATATAAGATTTGTAATAATTCTAACCCTCAAAAGGTTTCTCTCATCTTGAAAGTTGGTAATGAATTTAGAAGAGTTAATAAATGGTTAAGTGCTTTTGTTAATCCTATGATTATTGAAGAACTTAATCTTGAACTTGATGGAATTAAAAATCCATTGGTGCTTCCTGATGAGTTTTTCACTTCTAAAACATTGACCATATTTCAACTTAGTATGAGACAAGTCATAAAAATTCCATCAAGTaccataaattttcaaaaacttgTGACTTTGACTTTGAAAAATGTTATATTCCCTAATCATCATTGCACACAAAAGTTTTTTGTTGGTTTACCATCCCTTAAAGAATTAACCTTAATTGAATGTGATTGGAAGAAGGTTGGTTCTCTCACTATTATTTGTGAAGTGCTTCAAAAGTTGTTTATTAGGGAATgggaaaatgaagaaaatgttGAGGAGCAAAATGATCATGATCATAGAGAAATAGGGTTTCAAGCACCTAAATTGCTAACATTTTCATATGATGGTGACCTCATAAATTATTACTTCTTGTTTTCCACAACCTCAATCACTGATGCATCTATTGAGGTTAATGAAAACAACAATAGTACCTTGCAAGCTGATTATTTTGTATCAAAACTTTTCCCAAGCCTCATTGGAGTGGAAAGGCTATCAATCAGTGACTTTGCTCTTGAGGTATGTAGTCttgtcttttaaaattttatttattaaattaatattttttctattgTGGTGGCATTTAGGGGTGTTCACGGGTACTGTGATTCGTTCAACCCAATGACctaactcaattttattttacccGAATCTGTGTAAATGTGGGTCTAATATGAACCAATATGTTCAAATTTGAAGTGGTTTGttgcatttttaattttt from Trifolium pratense cultivar HEN17-A07 linkage group LG1, ARS_RC_1.1, whole genome shotgun sequence includes these protein-coding regions:
- the LOC123891510 gene encoding F-box/LRR-repeat protein At2g29930-like; the protein is MEANIGHNPSYTWRGIQSTIHLLSLDYQWKIGEGSNINVWTDPWIRSRTNMRPSTTPHGNYANLRVSHLFDSVHNTWNYALLNPVFNTQDVADICKIPLHSRPAQDSIIWTTSPNGNYSVKNAYRLCLNLVLHDSSLRVNGKFKRDMDTNSSNKSQKNYEGDGKNFNRILSDLPDEMLQKIITYISIKEAVATSILSTRWKHQWIGNYKSNMELNEGLFSKRQDFIDFAEKLYKICNNSNPQKVSLILKVGNEFRRVNKWLSAFVNPMIIEELNLELDGIKNPLVLPDEFFTSKTLTIFQLSMRQVIKIPSSTINFQKLVTLTLKNVIFPNHHCTQKFFVGLPSLKELTLIECDWKKVGSLTIICEVLQKLFIREWENEENVEEQNDHDHREIGFQAPKLLTFSYDGDLINYYFLFSTTSITDASIEVNENNNSTLQADYFVSKLFPSLIGVERLSISDFALEAFFQAPDLATNLPTSFHHLVVLRVVSSSPLDLSCQGLQTILQRSSFLQEIEFDVQFAPGVFLDANDENEIKPLPECFKKHLKIIKIHGFCGAANQLNAIKFLLKTTRVLDRLYIHGSEYYFDSHEGRQKLERFYVQILRFRKASLGCIINLE